Proteins from a single region of Allofrancisella inopinata:
- a CDS encoding Hsp20/alpha crystallin family protein encodes MNLLATKKNVPINLGQRKNTPFWSTAQNEFNKAFNNIYEWFEPFSSSIERFEDLSLCPAVDVVDEKNQLKIEIEMPGLGEEDIKVSIDNGILTVKGEKTTSRQDKDKNYMMREINYGSYERSLSLPDTVDTDKAKASFKKGMLWVVLPKKPECTKESKTIEVEKVL; translated from the coding sequence ATGAATTTGCTAGCTACTAAGAAAAATGTTCCTATTAATTTAGGTCAGCGTAAAAATACACCATTTTGGTCAACAGCACAAAACGAGTTTAATAAGGCATTTAATAATATCTATGAATGGTTTGAACCATTTAGCTCCTCTATTGAACGTTTTGAAGACTTATCTCTTTGCCCTGCGGTAGATGTTGTTGATGAAAAAAATCAACTTAAAATTGAGATTGAAATGCCAGGATTAGGTGAAGAGGATATTAAAGTTTCCATAGACAATGGAATTTTAACAGTTAAAGGAGAAAAAACCACGTCCAGGCAAGATAAAGATAAAAACTATATGATGCGTGAAATTAATTACGGCAGTTATGAACGTAGTCTATCTTTGCCTGATACAGTAGATACTGATAAAGCTAAAGCATCATTTAAAAAAGGGATGCTTTGGGTAGTATTACCTAAAAAACCTGAATGCACTAAAGAATCTAAAACCATTGAAGTTGAAAAAGTATTGTAA
- a CDS encoding Crp/Fnr family transcriptional regulator, which translates to MNSIWQKGENFTHLYLVTTGGKMVMQISFLKTIELFSQASNTTLEQLSKVAMNFFYRKNTLVMDYDQSLRNFLYVTNGWLKLFRVSVDGEEIIIDILSQDNYYGESLITTSSREEAYMAHAISDLKGFTLPLDKLKQLLTLDSNLSFSFLQKMSQKQLLLNAHIEHLSIQNAMQRIGCFLLRLNNNVNTNYQKSTTIHLPYPKNILALKLGMRPETFSRAISKLYTRCDVQIKGEYVDIPQPKKLISYVCQHCSKTFPCNLPID; encoded by the coding sequence ATGAATTCTATATGGCAAAAAGGAGAAAACTTTACTCATTTATATTTGGTAACTACAGGGGGAAAGATGGTTATGCAGATAAGTTTTTTAAAGACTATTGAGCTGTTCTCTCAAGCATCCAATACTACACTTGAGCAGCTTTCAAAAGTGGCGATGAATTTTTTTTATAGAAAAAATACTTTAGTTATGGATTATGACCAGAGTTTACGAAATTTCTTATATGTAACTAATGGCTGGCTAAAACTTTTTAGAGTAAGTGTTGATGGTGAAGAAATTATTATTGATATCCTTTCACAGGATAATTATTACGGTGAATCACTTATTACAACCTCATCTAGAGAAGAAGCTTATATGGCGCATGCCATTTCTGATCTTAAGGGTTTTACTTTGCCTCTTGATAAATTAAAACAATTGTTAACGTTAGATAGCAATTTATCATTTAGCTTTTTACAAAAAATGTCGCAAAAGCAACTTTTATTAAATGCCCATATTGAACATCTATCTATCCAAAATGCTATGCAGCGTATAGGGTGTTTTTTATTAAGATTAAATAACAATGTTAATACTAATTATCAGAAAAGCACCACTATACATTTACCCTATCCAAAAAACATATTAGCCTTAAAACTTGGTATGAGACCAGAGACTTTTTCAAGAGCAATTAGCAAACTTTATACTCGTTGTGATGTTCAAATTAAGGGAGAATATGTTGATATCCCCCAACCTAAAAAGTTAATTTCTTACGTTTGTCAACATTGCTCAAAAACATTTCCTTGCAACTTACCAATTGATTAG
- a CDS encoding ribonucleoside-diphosphate reductase subunit alpha → MAKENYLGIHIDVSKDQELSLQAQQLLTNYYCLENEPSPQYAFARAAIAYSFGDSNLAQRIYNAASNGWFMFASPVLSNAPLPGAKVKSLPISCFLSYVPDSLEGLIEHSSELRWLSVKGGGVGGHWSRVRSVSDKAPGPIPFMHTVDADMVAYRQGKTRKGSYAAYMDISHPDIVEFLSIRVPTGDVNRKCLNLHHAVNLTDEFMQAVANNDNWKLVDPDDRSVRDIIKARKLWETILETRYRTGEPYLNFIDTANRALPKAQKELGLTIKGSNLCNEIHLVTDEKRTAVCCLSSVNLEKYDEWKDTTLIKDLIRFLDNVLQFFIDHAGDEISKARYSASRERSLGLGAMGFHSYLQMHRVPFESKEAEEINEEIFKRIKEQAVEETLELGREKGEAPDMVGTERRNAHLLAIAPNANSSLILNTSPSIEPWKANAFTSRTRVGSHLNKNKYLEQELEKLGKNTEEVWSEIITNGGSVQQLDFLSKEIKKVFKTAIEMDQDWLVYLGGARQKYLCQGQSLNVFFPAGASRAYLHKVHFNAWKYGCKGLYYLRTETSNRAENISKKVEKQRLVEFSEVKQSESECIACEG, encoded by the coding sequence ATGGCTAAAGAAAATTATCTAGGCATACATATAGATGTCTCAAAAGACCAAGAGCTTTCTCTACAAGCTCAACAATTACTTACTAACTATTATTGCTTAGAGAATGAACCATCTCCTCAGTATGCTTTTGCTAGAGCTGCTATAGCATACTCTTTTGGTGATAGCAACTTAGCACAACGTATATATAATGCTGCATCTAACGGTTGGTTTATGTTTGCTTCCCCTGTATTATCAAATGCTCCACTTCCTGGGGCTAAAGTCAAATCTTTACCTATTAGTTGTTTTTTGTCTTATGTACCAGATTCCTTAGAAGGGTTAATAGAGCATTCATCTGAATTAAGATGGTTATCTGTAAAAGGTGGTGGTGTTGGTGGTCACTGGTCAAGAGTTAGATCTGTTTCTGATAAGGCTCCTGGACCTATACCTTTCATGCATACTGTAGATGCTGATATGGTTGCGTATCGTCAAGGTAAAACTCGTAAAGGCTCGTACGCAGCATATATGGATATATCTCACCCTGATATAGTTGAGTTCTTAAGTATTCGTGTACCTACTGGTGATGTAAATAGAAAGTGTCTAAACTTACATCATGCTGTAAACCTAACTGATGAATTTATGCAAGCAGTTGCTAACAATGATAACTGGAAACTAGTTGACCCTGATGATAGATCAGTTAGAGATATAATCAAAGCCCGTAAGCTTTGGGAAACTATATTAGAAACTCGTTACCGTACTGGTGAACCGTATTTAAACTTTATTGATACTGCTAATAGAGCATTACCAAAAGCTCAAAAAGAGCTTGGACTAACTATCAAAGGTTCAAATTTATGTAATGAAATTCACCTTGTAACAGATGAAAAACGTACTGCTGTTTGTTGCTTATCTTCTGTAAATTTAGAAAAATATGATGAATGGAAAGACACAACTCTAATTAAAGATCTAATTAGGTTTTTAGATAACGTTTTACAGTTTTTTATAGATCATGCTGGTGATGAAATATCTAAAGCTAGATACAGCGCTTCTCGTGAAAGAAGCCTAGGGCTTGGGGCTATGGGCTTTCATTCTTATTTGCAGATGCATAGAGTACCATTTGAATCCAAAGAAGCTGAAGAAATAAATGAAGAAATTTTCAAAAGAATAAAAGAACAAGCTGTTGAGGAAACTTTAGAGTTAGGTAGAGAAAAAGGTGAAGCTCCTGACATGGTAGGAACTGAGCGTAGAAACGCTCATTTACTTGCGATTGCTCCTAACGCCAATAGCTCCTTAATACTAAATACTTCCCCTAGTATAGAACCTTGGAAAGCTAATGCTTTTACATCTAGAACTAGAGTTGGTTCTCATTTAAATAAAAACAAATATTTGGAGCAAGAACTAGAGAAACTAGGCAAAAATACAGAAGAAGTTTGGTCAGAAATTATAACCAATGGGGGTTCTGTGCAACAACTAGATTTCTTAAGCAAAGAAATAAAAAAGGTATTTAAAACTGCTATTGAGATGGATCAAGACTGGCTAGTGTATTTAGGTGGTGCACGTCAAAAATATCTATGTCAAGGTCAATCTTTAAATGTGTTTTTTCCTGCTGGAGCATCTAGAGCATATTTACATAAAGTGCACTTTAATGCTTGGAAATATGGTTGTAAAGGTTTATATTATTTAAGAACAGAAACTTCAAATAGAGCTGAAAATATTTCTAAAAAAGTAGAAAAACAAAGGCTTGTAGAGTTTTCAGAAGTTAAACAATCTGAAAGTGAATGTATCGCATGTGAAGGATAA
- a CDS encoding CBS domain-containing protein — protein MKIANLMTKEPITLNESATVLEAVKEMEESNCGILPIVDDDKDIKGVITDRDIIVRAIAKNKNLEKTCITEVMSKNPVFCEEEDSLQHAVSQMTRHNIRRVLIKNKKGAFCGILSLIDVIHRVKDKTSLADLFKDANAES, from the coding sequence ATGAAAATAGCAAATTTGATGACAAAGGAGCCTATAACTTTAAATGAAAGCGCAACTGTATTAGAGGCTGTTAAGGAAATGGAAGAATCTAACTGTGGTATTTTGCCGATAGTTGATGACGATAAGGATATAAAAGGTGTTATCACTGATAGAGACATTATAGTCAGAGCGATAGCAAAAAATAAAAACCTAGAGAAAACCTGTATCACAGAAGTTATGAGTAAGAATCCAGTCTTTTGTGAAGAAGAGGATTCATTACAGCATGCTGTTTCTCAAATGACTCGCCACAATATACGTCGCGTGTTGATAAAAAATAAAAAAGGGGCTTTCTGTGGTATTTTATCTCTTATAGATGTTATTCATCGTGTAAAAGATAAGACTTCATTAGCCGACTTATTTAAAGATGCTAATGCAGAATCATAG
- a CDS encoding FKBP-type peptidyl-prolyl cis-trans isomerase N-terminal domain-containing protein, translating into MKLAKTLIIAPILAGALVGSSFAADNKDDISYSVGYSMGKTLQTQMAQSNISADNEQIVNGLKDGILGKDARLTPEQMQNAMVEFQKQAIAKQKAAVETQKQEVTNNKPTQASDDVVQAQPEKTQLAGTASAEQVASQTK; encoded by the coding sequence ATGAAATTAGCTAAAACTTTAATTATAGCCCCTATATTAGCAGGTGCCCTAGTAGGAAGTAGCTTTGCTGCTGACAACAAAGATGATATTAGTTATTCTGTAGGTTACTCTATGGGTAAAACTCTTCAAACACAAATGGCTCAAAGCAATATTTCTGCAGATAATGAACAAATAGTAAATGGTCTAAAAGATGGTATTCTAGGTAAGGATGCTAGATTAACTCCTGAACAAATGCAAAATGCAATGGTTGAATTCCAAAAACAAGCTATAGCTAAACAAAAGGCAGCTGTTGAAACCCAAAAACAAGAAGTAACTAATAATAAACCTACTCAAGCAAGTGATGATGTAGTACAAGCACAACCTGAGAAAACACAATTAGCAGGTACAGCTTCAGCTGAACAAGTAGCAAGTCAAACTAAGTAA
- a CDS encoding ribonucleotide-diphosphate reductase subunit beta, translating into MEVKIYTKTNCPFCDLAKSWFGANDISFTQITLDDDIERAKFYDEVNKNILLVEEHVRTVPQIFVGGVHIGGYDNLMTRAGEVIARVKGSSLTTFSKTYKPFSYPWAVDLTVKHEKAHWIEDEIDLSEDVTDWKNGKISKVEKEYITNILRLFTQSDVAVGQNYYDQFIPAFKNNEVRNMLGSFAAREGIHQRAYALLNDTLGLPDSEYHAFLEYKAMTDKIDFMMDADPTTRRGLGLCLAKTVFNEGVALFASFAMLLNFQRFGKMKGMGKVVEWSIRDESMHVEGNAALFRIYCQENPYIVDNDFKKEIYLMASKAVELEDKFIDLAYELGTIEGLNADEVKVYIRHITDRRLTQLGLKEIYNIEKNPLTWLEWILNGADHTNFFENRVTEYEVAGLTGNWDEAYRS; encoded by the coding sequence GTGGAAGTAAAAATATATACAAAAACTAATTGCCCTTTCTGTGATTTAGCAAAAAGCTGGTTTGGCGCTAATGATATTTCTTTTACACAAATTACCCTTGATGACGATATCGAAAGAGCTAAATTCTATGATGAAGTAAATAAGAATATTCTATTAGTAGAAGAACATGTTAGGACTGTTCCGCAAATTTTTGTAGGTGGTGTTCACATCGGTGGATACGATAACCTAATGACTCGAGCTGGCGAGGTAATCGCAAGGGTTAAAGGATCTTCACTTACAACTTTCTCAAAGACATACAAACCTTTTAGCTACCCTTGGGCTGTTGATCTAACAGTTAAACACGAAAAAGCTCACTGGATTGAAGATGAAATTGACTTGTCAGAGGATGTTACAGACTGGAAAAATGGCAAAATCTCAAAAGTAGAAAAAGAATATATTACAAATATTCTAAGGCTTTTCACTCAGTCAGATGTTGCAGTTGGTCAAAACTATTATGATCAATTTATACCAGCATTTAAAAATAATGAAGTTAGAAATATGCTAGGCTCTTTTGCAGCTAGAGAAGGTATCCACCAAAGAGCATATGCTTTACTTAACGATACTTTAGGGCTACCTGATTCAGAATACCATGCTTTTTTAGAGTACAAAGCAATGACAGATAAAATTGACTTTATGATGGATGCTGATCCAACTACTCGTCGCGGTTTAGGACTGTGTTTAGCTAAAACTGTGTTTAATGAAGGGGTTGCTTTGTTTGCTTCTTTTGCTATGCTGCTAAACTTCCAGCGCTTTGGAAAAATGAAAGGTATGGGTAAAGTAGTTGAATGGTCTATACGTGATGAATCTATGCATGTAGAGGGTAATGCCGCTTTATTTAGAATTTATTGCCAAGAAAATCCTTATATTGTTGATAACGACTTTAAAAAAGAAATCTACCTAATGGCTAGCAAAGCTGTAGAGTTAGAAGATAAATTTATTGACTTAGCATATGAGTTAGGAACTATTGAAGGACTAAATGCTGATGAAGTAAAGGTGTATATTCGCCATATTACAGATAGACGCCTCACGCAATTAGGACTTAAAGAAATATATAATATAGAAAAAAACCCTTTAACTTGGTTAGAGTGGATTCTAAATGGTGCTGATCATACCAATTTCTTTGAAAATCGTGTAACAGAATATGAAGTAGCTGGTTTAACCGGTAATTGGGATGAAGCATATAGGAGTTAG
- a CDS encoding bifunctional methionine sulfoxide reductase B/A protein: MLKTKSLTPLQNDIIINKATEKSFTGRYNELDCEGTYICRNCATPLFKSDSKFISSCGWPSYDIHIADNVKQLPDRDGRRIEILCNSCDGHLGHIFHGEGYTQLNTRYCVNSASVDFIPFRGFGETEEIILAAGCFWGVEYYFKKLDGILLAESGYCGGDQPYPNYKRVCDGDTGYLEVVRVIFDKDKLSLDDVLKYFFEIHDFEQVDGQGPDIGEQYKSAIFYYTDTQRQIAINIKKTLNDKGYNVTTKIIEVKPFYIAEDYHLDYYFKKGSLPYCHTHKKIF, translated from the coding sequence ATGCTAAAAACTAAAAGCTTAACTCCGTTACAAAACGATATTATCATAAATAAAGCTACAGAAAAGTCTTTTACTGGTAGATATAATGAACTAGATTGTGAAGGAACTTATATTTGTAGGAATTGTGCTACACCATTGTTTAAATCAGATAGTAAGTTTATATCAAGTTGTGGCTGGCCTAGTTATGATATTCATATCGCTGATAATGTAAAGCAACTACCCGATAGAGATGGTCGTAGAATAGAGATCTTATGTAATAGTTGTGATGGACATTTAGGACATATTTTCCATGGTGAAGGCTATACTCAGCTAAATACTCGATACTGTGTAAACTCAGCGTCTGTGGATTTTATACCGTTTAGAGGTTTTGGTGAAACAGAAGAAATTATATTAGCAGCAGGGTGTTTTTGGGGTGTGGAATATTACTTTAAAAAATTAGATGGAATACTCCTTGCGGAATCCGGCTATTGTGGTGGTGATCAGCCATATCCTAATTATAAAAGAGTTTGTGATGGTGATACAGGATATCTAGAAGTAGTCAGAGTTATATTTGATAAGGATAAATTGTCTCTAGATGACGTTTTAAAATATTTCTTTGAAATACATGATTTTGAACAAGTAGATGGCCAAGGTCCAGATATAGGAGAACAATATAAATCTGCAATTTTCTACTATACTGATACGCAAAGACAGATAGCAATAAATATTAAAAAAACATTAAATGATAAAGGCTATAATGTAACTACTAAAATTATAGAAGTAAAGCCTTTTTATATTGCTGAGGATTATCATCTGGATTACTATTTTAAAAAAGGCTCATTACCGTATTGTCATACTCATAAAAAAATATTTTAA
- the queG gene encoding tRNA epoxyqueuosine(34) reductase QueG codes for MKLELTLEQWQKVKNYAVNELGLSSLSKADCDLSEYIPYYNKWIENGYYAELDYMVKHGQKRFIPDQLVPGTNSVIVATLNYLNRSISTKTEVKRLRTPSEIAEISIYAHGRDYHKVMKKKLQKLGEYIDKITSDHQFRVFTDSAPVLEKPLAEKAGLGWIGKNSMLMNKEQGSFFFIGVIYSNLDLSKLPNTDPKLNECGKCQACIKLCPTGAILPNKMIDSRKCISYLTIENKGAIPLEFRDKIGTRIYGCDDCQLVCPFNNQAPVTTEQDFQQRNFLVNRPLLELFSWSKEDFDNYTQGSAIRRIGYDAWIRNISIAIGNSPYKHENLLALKNKRAEYLDNFLILEHIDWAINKLYNKQKSSI; via the coding sequence ATGAAACTGGAACTAACTTTAGAGCAATGGCAAAAAGTTAAAAATTATGCTGTAAATGAGTTAGGCTTATCATCATTATCAAAAGCTGATTGTGATTTATCAGAATATATTCCTTACTACAATAAATGGATAGAAAATGGCTACTATGCTGAGCTTGATTATATGGTTAAGCATGGTCAAAAGCGTTTTATTCCTGATCAGCTAGTTCCTGGTACAAATAGTGTTATAGTAGCTACTCTTAATTATCTTAATCGCTCTATTTCCACAAAGACTGAAGTAAAGCGTCTAAGAACACCTTCCGAAATAGCTGAAATTTCTATATATGCTCATGGTAGAGATTACCATAAGGTAATGAAAAAAAAGCTACAAAAACTAGGAGAATATATAGATAAAATTACAAGCGATCACCAGTTTAGAGTATTTACAGATAGTGCACCAGTATTAGAAAAACCACTAGCTGAAAAAGCTGGTCTTGGCTGGATTGGTAAAAATTCAATGCTAATGAACAAAGAACAAGGATCTTTTTTCTTTATTGGAGTTATATATAGTAATTTAGATTTGTCTAAATTACCAAATACAGATCCTAAATTAAATGAATGTGGAAAGTGTCAAGCATGTATTAAGCTTTGTCCAACAGGAGCAATTTTGCCCAATAAAATGATCGACTCACGTAAATGCATATCTTATCTAACTATAGAGAATAAAGGAGCTATACCTCTAGAGTTTAGAGATAAAATAGGTACTAGAATTTATGGTTGTGATGATTGTCAGTTGGTCTGTCCTTTTAATAATCAAGCACCTGTGACGACTGAACAAGATTTTCAACAAAGAAATTTTTTAGTAAATAGACCTTTACTTGAGCTTTTTTCATGGTCTAAAGAAGACTTTGACAACTATACACAAGGTTCGGCTATTCGTAGAATTGGTTATGATGCTTGGATAAGAAATATTTCTATAGCCATAGGTAACTCACCATATAAACACGAAAATTTATTAGCTTTAAAAAACAAAAGAGCCGAATATTTAGATAATTTTCTAATTTTGGAGCATATCGATTGGGCTATAAATAAACTATATAATAAACAAAAATCATCCATATAA
- the mdh gene encoding malate dehydrogenase, producing the protein MSRKKIALIGAGHIGGTLAHLALIKQLGDVVLFDIAEGMPQGKALDLAQTCPIEGIDFKVKGTNDYRDLENSDVVIVTAGVPRKPGMSRDDLLGINIKVMQAVGEGIKHNCPNAFVICITNPLDIMVNMLQKFSGIPDNKIVGMAGVLDSARFRTFLAEELNVSVQQVQAYVMGGHGDTMVPLTKMSNVAGVSLERLVQEGKLTQERLDAIVARTRNGGGEIVALLKTGSAYYAPAAAGIQMAESYLRDKKMILPCATKVKAGMYGLKEDLFVGVPTEISANGVRAIEVEISDVERKNLQVSIDAVKDLNKAATTILAK; encoded by the coding sequence ATGTCTAGAAAGAAAATTGCTCTTATTGGTGCAGGTCATATTGGTGGAACTTTAGCTCACTTGGCACTTATCAAACAACTTGGTGATGTTGTTTTATTTGATATCGCTGAAGGTATGCCTCAAGGTAAAGCTCTAGATCTAGCACAAACATGCCCGATTGAGGGAATAGACTTTAAAGTTAAAGGAACAAATGATTATAGAGATTTAGAAAACTCTGATGTAGTTATAGTAACTGCAGGTGTGCCAAGAAAGCCAGGTATGTCTCGTGATGATCTTCTTGGCATAAACATAAAAGTTATGCAAGCTGTTGGTGAAGGTATCAAACACAACTGTCCTAACGCGTTTGTGATCTGTATTACAAATCCTTTAGATATTATGGTTAATATGCTACAAAAATTCTCTGGCATCCCAGATAACAAAATAGTAGGCATGGCTGGTGTACTAGATTCTGCTAGATTTAGAACTTTCTTAGCAGAAGAGCTAAATGTATCTGTTCAACAAGTTCAAGCTTACGTAATGGGTGGGCATGGCGACACTATGGTTCCTCTTACAAAGATGTCTAATGTAGCTGGTGTTTCACTTGAGCGTCTAGTACAAGAAGGTAAACTTACACAAGAAAGACTAGATGCTATAGTTGCAAGAACTAGAAATGGTGGTGGTGAAATTGTTGCTTTGCTAAAAACAGGTTCAGCATACTACGCTCCAGCTGCTGCTGGCATCCAAATGGCAGAAAGCTACTTAAGAGATAAAAAAATGATTCTACCATGTGCAACTAAAGTAAAAGCTGGTATGTATGGTCTTAAAGAAGACTTATTTGTGGGTGTTCCTACTGAAATTTCAGCAAATGGTGTTAGAGCTATAGAAGTAGAAATTTCAGATGTAGAAAGAAAAAATTTACAAGTTTCAATAGATGCTGTTAAAGATTTAAATAAAGCAGCAACAACTATTTTAGCTAAATAA
- a CDS encoding MFS transporter, with amino-acid sequence MLKKYINNIGFCLGVIGLALFVFGLVEKGIFEKNVVILYATLLMFVAALIQKEQFFTGLEGIALVISAIVVFYQAPQVYNLTVFVSLIFVFAIWYFARHKLNFARICAFIGLVCLCLGIVLARNEFMVICGIFLSVYAVFSIRQGFTVSWIFLALNILFALVAIISLYGLY; translated from the coding sequence ATGTTAAAAAAATACATAAATAATATAGGGTTTTGTCTGGGCGTAATCGGCTTAGCACTGTTTGTGTTTGGGCTAGTTGAGAAAGGTATTTTTGAGAAAAATGTGGTGATACTATATGCCACACTTTTGATGTTTGTAGCAGCATTGATTCAAAAGGAACAATTTTTTACAGGTTTGGAAGGTATTGCACTTGTAATAAGTGCAATAGTGGTGTTTTATCAAGCTCCCCAGGTTTATAATTTAACTGTTTTTGTTAGTTTAATTTTTGTGTTTGCTATTTGGTATTTTGCTAGGCATAAACTAAATTTTGCTAGAATTTGTGCATTTATTGGTTTAGTTTGCTTATGTTTGGGGATCGTACTAGCCAGAAATGAATTTATGGTAATTTGTGGTATATTCTTGTCTGTTTATGCAGTTTTTTCTATACGACAAGGTTTTACTGTGAGCTGGATTTTTTTAGCACTAAACATATTATTTGCCTTAGTTGCAATAATTTCTTTGTATGGACTTTATTAG
- the rsfS gene encoding ribosome silencing factor, with the protein MTTNQRLDVTIEALDDLKGINIQAIDVEHLTDMMDKIVICTASSTTHARALAKHLEQELKKNSISILGVEGNNKADWVLVDIGDIVTHIMLEETRELYALEKLWDIKRKDS; encoded by the coding sequence ATGACTACAAACCAAAGACTAGACGTAACTATAGAAGCTTTAGATGATTTAAAAGGTATAAATATCCAAGCTATAGATGTTGAACATTTAACTGATATGATGGATAAAATTGTTATTTGTACTGCTTCTTCTACTACACATGCCAGAGCATTAGCTAAACATTTAGAGCAAGAGCTTAAAAAAAACTCTATTTCCATATTAGGCGTAGAAGGTAATAATAAAGCTGACTGGGTATTAGTCGATATTGGCGATATAGTTACTCATATAATGCTTGAGGAAACAAGAGAGCTTTACGCTTTAGAAAAACTTTGGGATATCAAACGCAAAGATAGCTAA
- a CDS encoding multidrug effflux MFS transporter, with the protein MKLRKGSKYLIFFIVIFVALPPFAIDTYIPAFGNISDFFNIDVSKMTITVSTYLVGFGVGMLIWGALSDRYGRKKILILGMLIYTISTILCSLSSDFETLTFMRFIQGLGDSPAAVAAMAILKDCYRGQKLIKMMATMVMVFMIAPMISPIIGSLIIYTTGQWQNIFHFLTLYGVVLLCLTFIMPETHKPQNRSASLLQSFYVYIKHTRNIPFILGAIGAGLCFGALFSFINTSSNLIIEYFNLGYLQYCILFATNILGIVFASYYIKKNITPYNQNNIIFSGYVISTVVIIINLICSYILNNVYVFVLLNTIATACFALVNITLTSKIIDLLKEGFAAGNAINRLTKFAIAGIGGVILSFYSTTELMVEIPIQQLGFIISSLVIFLVIKNELFLKQSSAKPYNM; encoded by the coding sequence ATGAAACTTAGAAAAGGTAGTAAATATTTAATATTTTTTATAGTTATCTTCGTTGCTTTACCTCCTTTTGCTATTGATACTTATATTCCTGCTTTTGGTAACATAAGTGATTTTTTTAATATAGATGTAAGTAAAATGACAATTACAGTATCTACATATCTTGTTGGGTTTGGTGTAGGTATGCTGATATGGGGAGCATTATCAGACAGATATGGTCGCAAAAAAATACTTATTTTAGGTATGTTAATATATACAATTAGTACTATCTTATGTTCATTAAGCTCAGACTTTGAAACTTTAACTTTTATGAGATTTATCCAAGGTCTTGGCGACTCTCCTGCTGCTGTAGCTGCTATGGCTATATTAAAAGATTGCTACCGTGGGCAAAAATTAATCAAGATGATGGCAACTATGGTTATGGTATTTATGATAGCACCTATGATTTCGCCTATAATTGGTAGCCTTATTATTTATACAACTGGTCAATGGCAAAATATATTTCATTTTTTAACTCTATATGGTGTAGTTTTGTTATGCTTGACATTTATAATGCCAGAAACTCACAAGCCACAGAACAGATCAGCAAGTTTATTACAAAGTTTTTACGTATATATAAAACACACCAGAAATATACCTTTTATTTTAGGAGCTATTGGTGCTGGACTATGTTTTGGAGCGCTATTTAGCTTTATAAATACATCATCAAACCTTATTATAGAATATTTTAATTTAGGATATTTACAATACTGTATTTTATTTGCGACTAATATTTTGGGTATAGTCTTTGCAAGCTACTATATAAAGAAGAATATAACTCCATATAATCAAAATAACATTATTTTTTCAGGATATGTTATATCTACAGTTGTTATAATAATTAATCTAATATGCTCTTATATACTTAATAACGTCTATGTTTTTGTATTATTAAATACTATTGCAACAGCTTGCTTTGCTTTGGTAAATATTACATTAACTTCAAAAATTATAGACTTACTCAAAGAAGGCTTTGCTGCTGGTAACGCTATAAATAGATTAACCAAATTCGCTATAGCTGGTATTGGTGGAGTTATACTTAGTTTTTACTCAACCACAGAGCTTATGGTAGAGATACCAATCCAACAATTAGGATTTATAATTTCGTCATTGGTGATATTTTTGGTAATAAAAAACGAACTATTTTTGAAACAGTCATCTGCAAAGCCATATAATATGTAG
- a CDS encoding glutaredoxin, producing the protein MNVKMYTKTGCPFCTGAKQWFDQNGISYEEITLDNNQERNDFYDKMNQSGKVKSHIKTVPQIFIDNEHIGGFTDLQANASKILGKK; encoded by the coding sequence ATGAACGTTAAAATGTATACTAAAACTGGCTGCCCATTTTGTACTGGAGCAAAACAATGGTTCGATCAAAATGGTATTAGTTATGAAGAAATCACTCTTGATAATAATCAAGAACGTAATGACTTTTACGATAAAATGAATCAAAGTGGTAAGGTCAAATCACATATTAAAACAGTACCCCAAATTTTTATAGATAATGAGCATATTGGTGGCTTTACAGATTTACAGGCTAATGCAAGTAAGATTTTAGGTAAAAAATAG